The nucleotide sequence TAAAAATGAATAAACGTGATATGGTACTACCTCAAAATGGTGTGAATCCTAATGAGGTAGCTAAAGAAGAAATAGTGGAAAGCAAGGAGACAGATCTATCACCTAAAGAAGAGATTAGTCCTGAGGAAGCAAGCTTTCGAGAAAAAGTTTTCTTTGAAGAGGATGAATCTGTCAGATTACGTGATGGAATTTCATATAAAATCCCACCTTTAGGGATTAAAGCAGCAAAAGAATTAATGAAAAAGCTAAATTCAGTTGATACAGCTATTATTATAGCAAATATGATTGAAAATGAAGCTGGAGATACGAATTATAACGACTTATTGGAAGTGTTATTAATGGGCTTTAAGCCCTATTATCCCAAAATGACAACTGACTATCTAGAAGAATATATTGACATCGTTACGGCAAAAGAAATCATTGACATACTTATTGGGTTGAATGGTCTAAAAAAGTCCTTATAGACTCTGAAGAGGAAGAAGTAGAATATGATAGCTCATCTGTCATAGATTGGGCAGAAATCTTCTTCTTGATGGGTCACTATCTAGGATTTAAAAAACAAGATGTATGGCAGCTAACGATTCCTCAGCTTAATTATTATTTAAGGAAATGTAATGAGCATATCGAGTTTACTATCAAGGTTCATTCCATGTCCTATATGGGTCTGTTTGGCAGTGCTTCATCCTCAAATACTAGTTCTTCAGCAATAGGAGATTCTGGATCATACAATGAAGCTACTGCGGAGGATATGGAATGGCTATCAAGCATTCTGTAACGCTATTATGCTGTATGGGGTGCATAGAAGTAGGAAACGGTAAAACGTAGTTTTAGTCTCTAATTAATAAAGAAGGTGAATAAATGAGTAATACTATGGCGGATGGACAAGCCACCTCTAAATTGGGAGTTCAGATAATAACGGAGTTTCAAAAATCAATTCAAAACATTCAGCAGCTCAGCCCCGTTGCCCAACAGCCAAATGGAACATCTAATCCATTCCGTTTAAATTTGCAGGCTTATCTATTATCTGAGTTAGATAAAATAAGCACGCAATTTTTTACGAATATTAAAAAACAGCTAGATTCACATATTAAACAATTACAGTCTCAGATGCAGCATAGGAATGTATTAACAAGAGACGCCATTCAAAATGCAATATCTCAATCACTAGGAGTAAATCAACAATCTGGTATGTCTCAAGATGCTGCTTTATTGGGATTACTAGAATCATTAAAGCCCCAAATTGATTTATTGATTAATGGAATTTCAGATTTGTCTCAAAACCTAAAAGGCTTTCCGGGTATGTTTACACAAATAGTTTCAGAGATTAAAAGCAATATGAACACAACAGGCTCATCGAGTGCTATGGGAGGTTTAGGTTCCTCTAGTAGGACAATGGATAAAAATGGAGCAAGAAGTACTATAGAGAATGTTCTATCTAGTCAAGGTGGAATGGATATGAGAGGTAAAGGTCTTTCAGCTATTTCATTAGGTGATACCATTTTCGGAGCGATAGATCTTGCAGATGATTTTAAAAATGCCACAAACAGAAGTAATCAAAACACTTCTAAAGGAAAAGGCTTTCTAGCAACAGTAGGTAAAATAGGAAGAACTGTAGGGAAGGTATTTAAGCCAATTTCTTTAGCATTTGCAGCAGGGGATGTTATTTCATCAATAGGCGCGCTTATAGATGACTCTAAATTATCTGAAGAAGAAAAGAACCTCAGAAACCAGCAGAATAGTTTAGAAGCTTATAAACTTGGCAGCAACCCGATAAACAAATATATTGGTAAAAATCTTGGAAATGATTTATACAATGTAGCTTCTTTTTTATTTAATGGAGATGCAAATGCTAGAACGGGTCAAAGAGAAATTTGGGAGGCGAACAAAGAATATAGTGACTGGGTTAAGGAGCAATATGGACAAGAAGCATATAAGCAGCTTCCTATATTTAAAAAAGATGCTTATTTAGAAGAATTTCTAAATTCTACTGGGAAATATGATGAGCTTGCTCAGGCAGAGCAAGACCTTTTTAATAGTAGAGCTGTTCAAGAAAAAGAAGAATTGATTAATAATCAAAAAATGAAAGAGCAAGCGGAAAAGGCCATTAGAGAAAAAGAATCGTTATTAATACAAAATGGTGACTATAGTTCCTTCTCTGAACAAGCTCTAGGGGAACATCTTGACCGACAACTCAATGAACTAAACGATAATTATGATTTAAAGGAGCTAGAATCAATTTTATCTGGTCATAAGATGTATTCCACAGAGTTCTTTAATGTATTAAGACAGAGGTTAGAAGAAGAACAAGAATTAATCGATCAGAGCCTAGAGAATTTGGATGGATTGGATGATTATGATTCTATAAAAGATAAATATGAAAAACG is from Bacillus horti and encodes:
- a CDS encoding DNA polymerase III subunit gamma/tau, whose protein sequence is MNKRDMVLPQNGVNPNEVAKEEIVESKETDLSPKEEISPEEASFREKVFFEEDESVRLRDGISYKIPPLGIKAAKELMKKLNSVDTAIIIANMIENEAGDTNYNDLLEVLLMGFKPYYPKMTTDYLEEYIDIVTAKEIIDILIGLNGLKKSL